The Acidobacteriaceae bacterium nucleotide sequence CTCATCGTTACTGGGCCACACGGTAATTGGCTTTACATTTGTGTGGCATGTCGGGCTCGACATTCGCAGTACTTGCGCAGCTCGGTATGACACAGAGTAATTTTGCTTGATCTTCGAGGTGTGATGTGCCCCTCTCTATTTTGTTCGTCCACCAAGGCTACGAATTGTACGGGTCCGATCGGACGATGTTACAGTCCGTTCGTGCCGCTCAGTTGCGCTGGCCAAACGCACGGCTTACAGTTCTACTCCCTCGCGAAGGATCACTTTCGAAGGCGATGCGCGACATCGTGGATGATGTCCGTATATCGGATCTAGCCATTTTGCGCAAAAGCAACTTGAAGAATCTTCGTCTTGGAAGTGTCATCCGTCTAATAAAAAGGGTCTATAGAGCATCGATCCTCATGCGTGACTACGACCTTGTCTACATAAATACGATTCCCGTTCTTGACTATATTCTTGCCACTAGATTTAGCCATCAACCTGCTATCGTGCATGTTCACGAACTACCGACCGGCACTACAAGCACGATTCTCTCAGCTCTGCTTCGGTTTAGCGGGGCCGCCGTGCTCTTCAACTCTCACGCCACCGCGCAATCATTCTCGCTTTCGCAAGATCAATCCAGAGAGGTACTTTGGAACGGATTGCCAGATTATACGGTTCCTCGTTCAACTAAGCCAAAGGCTGAACTCAATATTTTAATGATCGGACGATTCAATGCTTGGAAAGGGCAGGCTACCCTAATTAGGGCTCTAGCCTCGCTTTCGATAGATCAGCGAGCCAAGATTCGAGTGCGCATCGTCGGAAGCTATTTTGAAAACCAGCGTCACTACTATGACAATATCGTTCAGCTTGTGCAAGAGAATGACCTGAGCGAGATCGCTGAAATACTTCCCTTTCGTGAAGATCCATCCGACCTCTACGCTTGGGCTGATATCGTTACGGTCCCATCCGAGGCACCAGAGCCCTTCGGTCTCGTTGCAGTCGAAGCGATGGCGGCCAGCTGCTGTGT carries:
- a CDS encoding glycosyltransferase family 4 protein; translation: MRDIVDDVRISDLAILRKSNLKNLRLGSVIRLIKRVYRASILMRDYDLVYINTIPVLDYILATRFSHQPAIVHVHELPTGTTSTILSALLRFSGAAVLFNSHATAQSFSLSQDQSREVLWNGLPDYTVPRSTKPKAELNILMIGRFNAWKGQATLIRALASLSIDQRAKIRVRIVGSYFENQRHYYDNIVQLVQENDLSEIAEILPFREDPSDLYAWADIVTVPSEAPEPFGLVAVEAMAASCCVIAANHGGLREIVVDGSTGTLVVPGNADHLATAIATYLENPILAQQHGSAGRDRFLSEFHESRYMERIGNFIGSRISRS